From a region of the Emcibacteraceae bacterium genome:
- the yidC gene encoding membrane protein insertase YidC, whose translation MEENRNFILAIVLTIIILFGWEYFFGNKSKVDEQTATEQVAAAGSSEIAGIPDINSANDVGGSIPGMAAPIVKDIDVSRNDVVAGRDNVRIDSGRLQGTISLKGLRFDDLSLKDYRETVEKDSPIVTLLSPYNTAKAYFADFGWVGDGKKPDADSVWTANKSTLTSDDTVTFTWDNGEGLLFTREISLDQNYMFTIDQRVQNNTDSAVTMATYGRIYREGGGDSNARFILHEGPLRVGDEGKEEITYKDLEKETFEPEKVTEGGWDGITDKEWLVALIPDQKESFTTNISRTTQNNGEQFHVNFVNNAVSIAPGASAGKVARLFAGAKEVALLEHYTDVEGVKMLDYAIDWGWFHFITKPIYLTLHFFYGIVGNFGIAILLLTLVIKGLLFPMANKQYESMGRMKKLQPKMQKLKEKFGDDRARMQQETMELYKKEKVNPLASCLPIFIQIPVFFSLYKVLYVTIDMRHAPFFGWIRDLSAPDPMLVTNLFGLIPWHPTGFLAIGVLPVLMGITMYLQQKLNPPMADPVQQKIFTFMPIMFTFILAGFSVGLVIYWTWNNILTICQQWVIMRRVEAKES comes from the coding sequence ATGGAAGAAAACCGTAATTTCATATTGGCGATTGTGTTGACCATCATCATCCTGTTTGGTTGGGAGTATTTTTTTGGCAACAAATCGAAAGTGGATGAGCAAACTGCAACAGAACAGGTCGCGGCGGCAGGATCATCCGAAATTGCGGGAATCCCGGATATCAATTCCGCCAATGATGTTGGCGGGAGCATTCCCGGCATGGCAGCGCCTATAGTTAAAGACATCGACGTCAGTCGGAATGATGTGGTCGCTGGTCGTGACAATGTTAGAATTGATAGTGGCAGACTTCAGGGAACCATTAGTCTTAAAGGTCTTCGTTTCGATGATCTTTCCTTAAAAGACTATAGAGAAACTGTGGAAAAGGATTCCCCGATCGTCACACTTCTTAGTCCCTATAATACCGCCAAAGCCTATTTTGCAGATTTTGGCTGGGTTGGGGACGGGAAAAAACCGGATGCCGATTCCGTCTGGACAGCCAATAAATCGACCCTGACATCGGATGATACGGTGACATTTACCTGGGACAATGGCGAAGGTCTTTTATTTACACGTGAAATCTCCCTTGATCAGAATTATATGTTCACGATAGACCAGCGTGTCCAGAATAATACGGATTCTGCGGTTACTATGGCAACATACGGCAGGATTTATCGAGAAGGCGGTGGTGACAGTAATGCCCGCTTCATTCTTCATGAAGGCCCACTTAGGGTTGGAGATGAAGGTAAAGAGGAAATCACCTATAAAGACCTTGAGAAAGAAACTTTTGAGCCGGAAAAAGTGACTGAAGGTGGTTGGGACGGCATTACGGATAAGGAATGGCTTGTTGCGCTTATCCCTGATCAGAAAGAGAGCTTCACAACAAATATTTCCCGCACCACACAAAATAACGGTGAACAGTTTCACGTAAATTTTGTTAATAATGCTGTTTCGATCGCACCTGGAGCATCGGCAGGAAAAGTAGCCCGTCTTTTTGCAGGGGCCAAAGAAGTTGCGCTGCTTGAACATTATACAGATGTTGAAGGCGTTAAGATGCTTGATTATGCCATTGACTGGGGATGGTTTCATTTTATTACCAAGCCGATTTATCTGACCTTGCATTTCTTCTACGGTATAGTCGGTAATTTCGGTATTGCCATATTGCTTCTTACTCTTGTGATTAAGGGGCTTCTATTTCCAATGGCCAATAAACAATATGAAAGCATGGGACGCATGAAAAAACTGCAGCCAAAGATGCAGAAGCTGAAAGAGAAATTCGGTGATGATCGCGCCCGTATGCAGCAGGAAACCATGGAGCTTTATAAAAAGGAAAAGGTAAACCCGTTGGCAAGCTGTCTTCCCATTTTTATTCAAATACCTGTTTTCTTCTCATTATATAAAGTGCTTTATGTGACAATAGATATGCGTCATGCACCATTTTTTGGCTGGATCCGTGATCTGAGCGCACCTGACCCGATGCTGGTTACCAATCTTTTTGGACTTATTCCCTGGCATCCGACAGGGTTTCTGGCAATTGGTGTACTTCCGGTTCTGATGGGAATAACGATGTATCTGCAGCAAAAATTAAACCCGCCAATGGCTGACCCCGTTCAGCAGAAAATATTTACGTTTATGCCAATTATGTTCACATTTATTTTGGCTGGTTTCTCTGTTGGTCTGGTGATTTACTGGACCTGGAACAATATCCTGACTATATGCCAGCAATGGGTGATTATGCGCAGGGTTGAGGCAAAAGAAAGCTGA
- the yidD gene encoding membrane protein insertion efficiency factor YidD: MLSYFLKAMITVYKYVISPLLGPKCRYLPTCSSYAMEAIEIHGPLKGGWLGLKRILRCHPWGGSGYDPVLPKNKDGSENCNCSADFLGKN, translated from the coding sequence ATTTTGTCTTATTTCTTGAAAGCAATGATTACTGTCTATAAGTATGTCATTTCACCATTGCTGGGGCCGAAGTGTCGTTATTTGCCGACATGTTCATCCTATGCGATGGAGGCAATAGAAATTCATGGTCCCCTTAAAGGTGGCTGGCTTGGACTAAAAAGAATATTAAGATGTCACCCCTGGGGCGGCAGTGGTTATGATCCGGTACTGCCTAAAAATAAGGATGGATCAGAAAATTGTAATTGTAGTGCCGACTTCTTAGGCAAAAATTAG
- a CDS encoding diguanylate cyclase codes for MDSNIARILTEAIKAEHRDISKNVGTIQESNYEHTYLLEDIIENLSGPALVTDESLNVLEKNIYAESLVSAFQSRNPTLHGIVIRCLTNGCPENQKITLEDETGSRHFDLYAFPVKSASLNKTQVLLFGKDTTVEQHLTKALVQSRQMFKDLVSCSTDFAWETDNKGRFKYVSPNGILGYSAYELNDKRAADLIVGEGDINPFDTLDIIHDVEIWLQRSDSTFACVQVSANPIIDNNSTWQGARGVCRDVTEMREREASLRRARKSEQVLKKIISTIRDEVEPSKILQTTANAALDGITAEDCYIAQINNLGNGSFDTVLKAKSGENTSTSRYNKIIKRAMTIFDSAGEKTPPSFIEEIIDEKSVLIGFSKHHSKINGVMLVTLDNEKKSWNKDEKSLFMGVTSHLGIAFEQIKNYEKLERLSNTDELTSLLNRRAFTDKVNKRLVIQNRTRQTCALLYIDLDNFKYVNDTHGHATGDQVLIKLSEILQKNTRTADFCSRLGGDEFAVWLENIDEKSAMNHADRILGSVDELKAISDNPDKPLSLSIGIALSEPGSSQKLESLMDRADKALYSVKRNGKSGASLSNE; via the coding sequence ATGGACAGTAATATTGCACGTATCCTGACAGAAGCGATTAAAGCAGAACATAGAGATATTTCTAAAAATGTCGGCACAATTCAGGAAAGCAATTATGAACATACTTATCTTCTGGAAGACATTATTGAAAATTTAAGCGGTCCCGCATTGGTGACTGATGAATCATTAAATGTCCTTGAAAAAAATATTTATGCCGAAAGTCTGGTATCTGCTTTCCAAAGCAGAAATCCGACTTTGCATGGCATCGTTATTCGCTGTCTGACCAATGGCTGTCCGGAAAATCAAAAAATTACTCTCGAGGATGAAACCGGAAGCCGTCATTTTGATCTTTATGCCTTTCCCGTAAAATCTGCATCTCTAAATAAAACGCAGGTATTATTATTTGGAAAAGACACCACGGTAGAGCAACATCTGACCAAAGCACTGGTACAGTCCCGCCAAATGTTTAAAGACCTAGTATCCTGTTCGACAGATTTTGCATGGGAAACTGATAATAAAGGCCGTTTCAAATATGTCTCGCCCAATGGCATACTCGGATATTCAGCCTATGAGCTAAATGACAAAAGAGCCGCTGATCTAATTGTTGGTGAAGGCGACATAAACCCTTTTGATACGCTTGATATTATTCACGATGTAGAAATATGGCTTCAAAGAAGCGATTCCACTTTTGCCTGTGTACAGGTTTCAGCAAATCCGATTATTGATAATAATTCCACCTGGCAGGGCGCTCGAGGTGTTTGCCGTGATGTCACCGAAATGCGTGAACGTGAAGCGTCGCTTCGACGCGCGCGAAAAAGTGAACAGGTCCTCAAAAAAATTATTTCAACCATCCGTGACGAAGTTGAACCATCAAAAATATTGCAGACAACGGCAAATGCTGCTCTCGACGGTATCACCGCAGAAGACTGCTATATTGCCCAGATAAACAATCTTGGAAATGGTAGTTTTGATACTGTATTAAAGGCCAAAAGCGGCGAAAACACATCCACTTCACGTTATAACAAGATAATAAAACGCGCTATGACAATTTTTGACAGTGCGGGCGAAAAAACACCTCCAAGTTTCATCGAAGAAATTATTGATGAAAAATCAGTATTAATAGGGTTTTCAAAACATCACAGTAAAATTAACGGTGTAATGCTCGTCACACTGGATAATGAGAAAAAAAGCTGGAACAAAGATGAAAAATCACTGTTCATGGGTGTAACCAGCCATCTTGGCATTGCCTTTGAGCAAATAAAAAATTATGAAAAACTGGAACGTCTTTCCAATACGGATGAACTTACGTCACTGTTAAATCGTCGGGCTTTTACCGATAAGGTGAATAAGCGACTTGTTATTCAGAACCGAACCCGGCAAACCTGCGCCCTGCTTTATATTGATCTTGATAATTTTAAGTATGTCAATGACACACACGGCCACGCAACCGGCGATCAGGTTCTCATAAAACTTTCTGAAATATTACAGAAAAACACGCGCACAGCAGATTTCTGCAGTCGTCTGGGTGGTGATGAATTTGCTGTCTGGCTTGAAAATATTGATGAAAAAAGCGCCATGAACCATGCCGATCGGATACTAGGGTCCGTTGATGAACTGAAGGCAATTTCTGATAATCCTGATAAGCCTCTCTCACTTTCAATTGGTATAGCCTTAAGTGAACCGGGATCATCTCAAAAACTGGAAAGCCTGATGGATCGTGCTGATAAAGCCCTTTATTCCGTTAAAAGAAATGGCAAGTCAGGAGCGTCTTTAAGTAACGAATAA
- the fmt gene encoding methionyl-tRNA formyltransferase — MRIVFMGTPDFSVSALRAILSAGHKVIAVYSQPPRPAGRGKKERLSPVHELAASLDIPVYTPLNFKETSEREKFRSLKPDVAVVVAYGLLLPQEILDTPKYGCLNIHASLLPRWRGAAPIQRAIMAGDHETGIGIMQMEAGLDTGPVHLEKRINIENYDTAGSLHDKLCILGAKAIVEVLDKLPQSTPIAQSEHGITYAKKIDKSEAHINWSLPAETIKNHIHGLSPFPGAWSEVNGERLKILGAEISEQTGKAGQMIGVPLIIACGDKSLSITRAQRPGKGPMDINALMNGFALEIGAKFS; from the coding sequence ATGCGCATCGTTTTCATGGGAACTCCTGATTTTTCAGTTAGTGCGCTAAGAGCAATTTTAAGTGCCGGGCACAAGGTTATTGCCGTTTACAGCCAACCACCGCGACCCGCCGGAAGGGGCAAGAAAGAAAGACTATCCCCAGTTCATGAATTGGCGGCTTCACTTGATATCCCTGTTTATACCCCCCTTAATTTTAAAGAAACTTCAGAGCGCGAAAAATTCAGATCACTAAAACCGGATGTCGCCGTTGTGGTCGCTTATGGTCTGTTACTGCCGCAGGAAATACTGGATACGCCAAAATATGGCTGCCTTAATATTCATGCGTCCCTCCTGCCAAGATGGCGTGGTGCTGCACCGATCCAGCGGGCCATTATGGCCGGTGATCATGAAACCGGTATCGGTATCATGCAGATGGAAGCGGGCCTTGATACCGGACCCGTTCATCTTGAAAAACGAATTAATATAGAAAACTATGATACCGCCGGCAGCCTGCATGATAAACTTTGCATACTTGGCGCAAAAGCCATCGTTGAAGTACTGGATAAATTACCCCAGAGCACACCTATCGCTCAAAGTGAGCATGGCATAACATACGCCAAAAAAATTGATAAATCAGAAGCTCATATAAATTGGTCTTTACCCGCCGAAACCATTAAAAATCACATTCATGGTCTATCCCCCTTTCCCGGCGCATGGAGCGAGGTAAATGGTGAGCGGCTTAAAATACTTGGCGCGGAAATTTCTGAACAGACCGGAAAGGCAGGGCAGATGATTGGGGTACCGCTGATTATTGCCTGTGGCGATAAGTCACTTTCTATAACCCGCGCCCAACGACCGGGAAAAGGACCTATGGATATTAATGCGCTTATGAATGGATTTGCACTTGAAATTGGGGCTAAATTCTCATGA
- a CDS encoding pyrimidine 5'-nucleotidase: MLIKNAVRAPDLESIKYWVFDLDNTLYPHGADLFTQVDHKMGLFIQDMFNISYDEAKKRQKHFFMTHGTTLRGLMTEHGIEPYAYLDFVHDIDFSVLKVDDTLNAALEKLPGEKFIYTNASTSYANDVLARIGLSGKFKDIFDIHDAEFLPKPDIRSYHKMVEKFSIDPRKSVMIEDIAGNLNPAAELGMATVWVPTGAHWSDNGQNGQNIDYITPNLPEWLKNVVSSAQ; this comes from the coding sequence ATGCTGATAAAAAATGCAGTAAGGGCCCCCGATCTTGAAAGTATAAAATACTGGGTCTTTGATCTTGATAATACACTCTATCCGCATGGGGCCGATTTGTTCACGCAGGTTGATCATAAAATGGGTCTTTTTATTCAGGATATGTTTAACATTTCCTATGACGAGGCAAAAAAACGCCAGAAGCATTTTTTTATGACCCATGGAACAACATTACGCGGACTGATGACGGAGCATGGGATTGAGCCCTATGCTTATCTCGATTTTGTACATGATATTGATTTTTCGGTTCTAAAAGTTGACGACACGCTTAATGCGGCATTAGAAAAACTGCCGGGTGAGAAATTTATATATACAAACGCTTCAACCAGCTATGCCAATGATGTGCTCGCACGAATTGGTCTTTCGGGGAAATTTAAAGATATTTTTGATATTCATGATGCTGAATTTTTGCCCAAGCCGGACATCAGGAGTTATCATAAAATGGTTGAAAAATTTTCCATAGATCCCAGAAAATCTGTAATGATTGAAGATATTGCAGGCAATTTAAATCCGGCAGCGGAACTAGGAATGGCAACAGTGTGGGTGCCAACCGGAGCTCATTGGTCAGATAACGGCCAGAATGGTCAGAATATAGATTATATCACCCCGAATTTGCCCGAATGGCTAAAGAATGTGGTCAGTTCTGCACAATAA
- a CDS encoding DUF2336 domain-containing protein, with amino-acid sequence MIKNLFRKKDNREEELTSYEEARKALEAKKRDDKMILASGDNTPQEVLYYLAEDEDPDIRKKIAANPNTPYKADEILSNDIDEEVKHELARKITRFFPNISDEGARQIRDKAIEMIEKLANDQLPSVRQILAEELKSSDSIPKHIALKLANDEILSVCAPILEYSPLLSDADLKEIIAATTLSGALEAIANRNDLSGDVCDAIASTLEIPAVANLLANQNAQIREETLDKIIDQAQEKNIVAWHEPLVKRPSLSIRAMKRIATFVASSLVDIMITDNHLDPEQGKELLIRARDRISNENAENSDKRSLSEQAADLFERGIIDDEFIQNAIKNKQRELVIQSLIIMSNLPDNSVRSILNKKKGSIIVALAYRAGLSMRTALQMQSDLAFVPTADFVNAKNGIDFPMSHDKMEYEIALYE; translated from the coding sequence ATGATAAAAAATTTATTTAGAAAAAAAGACAACCGGGAAGAAGAACTCACTTCCTATGAAGAAGCACGCAAAGCTTTGGAAGCCAAAAAGCGCGATGATAAGATGATCCTGGCCAGCGGTGATAATACACCGCAGGAAGTTCTTTATTATCTGGCAGAAGATGAAGATCCTGACATCCGGAAAAAAATCGCAGCAAATCCCAATACACCCTATAAAGCTGACGAGATTCTCTCAAACGATATTGATGAAGAAGTAAAACACGAACTGGCACGAAAAATTACCCGTTTCTTTCCGAATATCTCTGACGAGGGTGCTAGACAAATTCGTGATAAAGCAATTGAAATGATTGAAAAGCTCGCCAATGATCAGTTGCCATCCGTCAGACAAATTCTTGCCGAAGAATTAAAATCATCAGACAGTATCCCAAAGCATATTGCCCTGAAACTGGCCAATGATGAAATTTTATCGGTATGCGCCCCGATACTTGAATATTCCCCTTTATTAAGTGATGCCGACCTCAAGGAAATCATTGCAGCAACCACATTAAGCGGTGCACTGGAAGCCATTGCCAACCGAAATGACCTAAGCGGTGATGTCTGTGATGCCATAGCATCAACACTGGAAATTCCGGCAGTTGCCAATCTGCTTGCCAATCAGAACGCCCAGATCCGTGAAGAAACACTTGATAAAATTATAGATCAGGCACAGGAAAAAAATATTGTCGCCTGGCATGAGCCCTTAGTTAAACGCCCCAGCCTTTCCATAAGAGCCATGAAACGGATCGCCACATTTGTTGCATCATCTCTGGTGGACATAATGATTACCGATAACCATCTTGACCCTGAACAGGGTAAAGAATTGCTGATCCGGGCACGGGACCGGATTTCAAATGAAAATGCTGAAAATAGCGATAAACGATCCCTATCCGAACAGGCTGCCGATTTGTTTGAGCGCGGTATCATAGACGATGAATTCATCCAGAATGCGATTAAGAACAAACAACGCGAACTTGTTATACAATCCCTTATAATTATGTCAAACTTACCCGATAATTCAGTCCGCAGCATTTTGAACAAGAAAAAAGGATCAATTATTGTTGCGTTGGCATACAGAGCCGGGCTTAGTATGAGAACCGCACTTCAAATGCAATCCGATCTGGCATTTGTGCCAACGGCCGATTTTGTAAATGCCAAAAATGGTATTGATTTTCCAATGTCACACGACAAAATGGAATATGAAATAGCCCTTTATGAATAA
- the yihA gene encoding ribosome biogenesis GTP-binding protein YihA/YsxC, with translation MTEHEKTAEEQAAYLERGRLLFCSDCQFLLGAASLSQLPEPDAVEIAFAGRSNVGKSSLLNALTGRNGLARTSNTPGRTQQLNFFFLGDREKDGLYVVDLPGYGYAKVSKKLVNDWVKLMREYLRGRPNLRRVFVLVDGRHGLKDSDRELMSMLDETAVSYQIVLTKSDKVKMSEMEKTLTKTQKEISKNVAAHPKVLITSAVKGYGLDELRAIIAEML, from the coding sequence TTGACAGAACACGAAAAAACGGCTGAAGAGCAGGCAGCGTATCTGGAAAGAGGGCGCCTGCTTTTTTGTAGTGACTGCCAGTTTTTGCTTGGGGCCGCATCTCTTTCGCAGCTTCCTGAACCAGACGCGGTAGAAATTGCTTTTGCGGGCCGGTCCAATGTGGGCAAGTCAAGCCTACTAAATGCACTGACGGGCCGAAACGGGCTTGCCCGAACTTCAAACACACCGGGCCGAACACAGCAGCTCAATTTTTTCTTCCTCGGCGACCGGGAAAAAGACGGACTTTATGTGGTTGACCTTCCTGGATACGGCTATGCCAAAGTGTCGAAAAAACTGGTTAATGACTGGGTCAAGTTAATGCGTGAATATCTTCGCGGAAGGCCAAATCTTAGAAGAGTTTTTGTCCTTGTTGACGGGCGTCACGGATTAAAGGACAGTGATCGTGAACTAATGTCCATGCTTGATGAAACGGCTGTTTCCTATCAGATTGTATTGACCAAATCCGATAAGGTGAAGATGTCTGAAATGGAAAAGACACTCACAAAAACGCAGAAAGAAATTTCAAAGAATGTTGCTGCCCATCCAAAAGTATTGATTACCAGCGCTGTTAAGGGATATGGTCTGGACGAATTGCGGGCAATTATTGCTGAAATGTTATAG
- the argB gene encoding acetylglutamate kinase — protein sequence MTGKIDRQVMLRKARTLTEALPYMRRHAGKTFVIKYGGHAMVDEVLSENFARDIVLMKQVGMNPIVVHGGGPQIGSMLERLKIESSFVDGLRVTDKATIEIVEMVLSGSINKSIVGAINKIGGKAVGLSGKDSGLVIAEPLKRKRKDPDSNIEQILDLGYVGEPKHVNAEFLRSFEKSPVIPVIAPIGLGEGGETYNINADTMAGAIAGALKAERLLLLTDVVGVLDKDKNLIADMNEDMAKALIEDGTIIGGMIPKVETCIKAIHDDVGASVIIDGRVEHALLLELFTEHGAGTLIQK from the coding sequence ATGACCGGAAAAATTGACAGACAGGTAATGTTAAGAAAAGCAAGAACGCTTACAGAAGCGCTTCCCTATATGCGACGTCATGCCGGCAAAACCTTTGTTATTAAATATGGCGGCCATGCCATGGTCGATGAAGTATTATCTGAAAATTTCGCCCGTGATATCGTCCTGATGAAACAGGTGGGGATGAACCCAATCGTTGTTCATGGTGGTGGACCACAGATTGGCAGTATGCTTGAACGGCTCAAAATTGAAAGCTCATTTGTTGACGGACTTCGTGTGACAGATAAAGCGACAATAGAAATCGTCGAAATGGTGCTTTCTGGAAGCATCAATAAATCCATTGTCGGTGCCATAAACAAAATAGGCGGTAAAGCCGTCGGCCTTTCCGGAAAAGACAGTGGTCTGGTTATTGCGGAGCCTTTAAAACGAAAGCGTAAAGATCCTGATTCAAATATTGAGCAGATACTCGATCTCGGATATGTCGGAGAACCAAAACATGTCAATGCGGAATTTCTTCGTTCATTTGAAAAATCTCCGGTTATACCTGTCATCGCCCCAATCGGCTTGGGTGAAGGGGGGGAAACCTATAACATCAATGCTGATACAATGGCCGGTGCAATTGCCGGTGCGTTAAAAGCAGAGCGGTTATTGCTTCTGACCGATGTGGTGGGTGTTCTTGACAAAGATAAAAATCTGATTGCCGATATGAATGAGGATATGGCCAAAGCATTAATAGAGGACGGGACCATAATCGGCGGTATGATCCCTAAAGTGGAAACCTGTATTAAAGCAATACATGATGACGTTGGTGCGTCAGTCATCATTGATGGCCGTGTTGAACATGCCCTGTTACTGGAGCTTTTCACCGAACATGGTGCGGGAACTTTAATCCAGAAATAA
- the dapD gene encoding 2,3,4,5-tetrahydropyridine-2,6-dicarboxylate N-succinyltransferase: MHDQSLETVINQAWEDRDTLNPSTRGQVRDAVIEALNMLDDGKARVASKEGGVWTVHQWLKKAVLLSFRLNEIGTIAGGPGDKSRWYDKVPSKFEGWDRERFDKAGFRAVPNAVVRHSAYIAPNVVLMPSFVNLGAYVDQGAMIDTWATVGSCAQIGKNVHISGGVGIGGVLEPLQAGPVIIEDNCFIGARSEVAEGVIVEEGAVLSMGVFIGASTKIIDRESGEIFMGRVPAYSVVVPGTLPGKPLKDGTPGPNLYAAVIVKRVDERTRSKTSINDLLRD; the protein is encoded by the coding sequence ATGCACGATCAGTCACTTGAAACTGTCATAAATCAGGCTTGGGAAGATCGTGACACGCTTAACCCGTCGACACGGGGGCAGGTTCGTGACGCGGTCATAGAGGCTCTAAATATGCTTGATGACGGAAAGGCGCGCGTGGCATCAAAAGAGGGTGGTGTCTGGACAGTTCATCAATGGCTTAAGAAAGCTGTTCTTCTTTCTTTTCGCTTAAATGAAATTGGCACGATTGCCGGTGGACCGGGCGATAAAAGCCGCTGGTACGACAAAGTGCCATCGAAATTTGAAGGATGGGACCGTGAGCGTTTCGATAAGGCGGGGTTTAGGGCAGTTCCCAATGCGGTTGTCCGCCATTCTGCCTATATAGCGCCGAATGTCGTGCTTATGCCGTCATTTGTCAATTTGGGGGCCTATGTTGACCAGGGAGCAATGATTGATACCTGGGCGACGGTCGGGTCCTGTGCGCAGATTGGCAAAAATGTTCATATTTCAGGAGGCGTTGGAATTGGCGGTGTGCTCGAGCCATTACAGGCCGGTCCGGTCATTATTGAGGATAACTGTTTTATCGGTGCGCGTTCCGAAGTGGCCGAAGGCGTGATTGTTGAGGAAGGTGCAGTGCTCAGCATGGGCGTGTTTATTGGCGCTTCAACAAAAATTATTGACCGCGAAAGCGGAGAAATCTTCATGGGTAGGGTCCCTGCCTATAGTGTAGTGGTGCCAGGCACACTTCCCGGCAAGCCATTAAAAGATGGAACTCCGGGGCCAAATCTTTATGCTGCCGTGATCGTCAAACGCGTTGATGAGAGAACCCGTTCAAAAACGTCAATCAATGATCTGCTGAGAGATTAA
- the def gene encoding peptide deformylase, with translation MAILPIVTVPDPLLKKISEPVKKVDDKLRAFMDDMLETMYDAPGIGLAAVQVGKLWRILVIDIARDEEDPNPMYFVNPEITWTSEELNTYNEGCLSIPEQYAEIERPAECKIKFLDYNGDEQEIHATGLLATCVQHEIDHLNGVVFIDYLSKIKRSMYVRKVKKLVKENE, from the coding sequence ATGGCAATTTTACCCATTGTGACAGTACCCGACCCATTACTGAAGAAAATATCCGAACCGGTTAAAAAGGTCGATGATAAGCTAAGAGCATTCATGGATGATATGCTTGAAACCATGTATGACGCTCCCGGCATCGGGTTGGCCGCCGTACAGGTGGGTAAGTTATGGCGCATTCTTGTGATTGATATTGCCCGTGATGAAGAAGATCCAAACCCAATGTATTTCGTCAATCCGGAAATCACCTGGACATCGGAAGAATTAAACACCTATAACGAAGGCTGCCTGTCTATCCCTGAACAATACGCGGAAATTGAGCGACCGGCCGAATGCAAAATAAAATTCCTTGATTACAACGGTGATGAACAGGAAATTCATGCAACAGGGCTTCTTGCCACCTGCGTTCAGCACGAAATAGACCATTTAAATGGCGTGGTATTTATCGATTATCTGTCCAAAATCAAACGTAGCATGTATGTCCGGAAAGTGAAAAAACTGGTCAAAGAAAACGAATAG
- the truA gene encoding tRNA pseudouridine(38-40) synthase TruA, which translates to MSGLYRFKLTLEYDGGNFHGWQLQENAPSIQEELEKAVFNYCQTDCRFYAAGRTDAGVHALGMVVHVDIPRNEKPYKLMEALNYHLKGVPISVLDSEAVTEDFHARFSAKKRYYRYHIINRRAKLSLMQGKAWHVKQPLDADAMHDAAQVLVGKHDFTTFRSVQCQSKSPLKTLEKLDVSRDGENIYIDTTAISYLHHQVRSMVGCLYYVGRGKWSKDDLQKALKAADRNALGYNAPPDGLYFMKVDYE; encoded by the coding sequence ATGAGCGGACTTTACCGTTTTAAGCTGACCCTTGAATATGACGGCGGTAATTTTCACGGCTGGCAGCTACAGGAAAACGCCCCGAGCATTCAGGAAGAACTTGAAAAGGCTGTCTTTAATTATTGCCAGACAGATTGCCGTTTTTACGCGGCCGGTCGTACGGATGCCGGGGTCCATGCCTTGGGTATGGTTGTTCATGTTGATATCCCGCGAAATGAAAAACCCTATAAACTGATGGAGGCCCTAAATTATCATCTTAAAGGCGTACCCATTTCAGTGCTGGATTCCGAAGCGGTAACTGAAGATTTCCATGCCCGCTTTTCGGCAAAAAAAAGATATTACCGATATCACATCATTAACAGACGGGCGAAATTAAGCCTGATGCAGGGGAAGGCCTGGCACGTAAAACAGCCGCTTGACGCCGATGCCATGCATGACGCCGCACAGGTTTTGGTGGGAAAGCATGATTTTACGACCTTCAGAAGTGTACAGTGTCAGTCAAAATCCCCCTTAAAAACCCTTGAAAAACTTGATGTCAGCCGTGATGGTGAAAATATATATATTGATACGACGGCCATTTCCTACCTTCACCATCAGGTCCGCTCAATGGTTGGCTGCCTTTATTATGTAGGCCGGGGCAAATGGAGCAAGGATGATCTTCAAAAAGCGCTTAAAGCCGCTGACCGAAATGCACTGGGCTATAACGCACCGCCGGACGGGCTTTATTTTATGAAGGTAGATTATGAATAG